The genomic window GAGTTGAAttgaagatatatatatccgTGGCATAAGTACGGAGTACACAATTCATCTTCAACCCGCATTGTATTGAATCTCCTCATGACCAGTTGGCAGCGCGCCTGGCCAGTTTGACGCGCGCACGGACCAAGGGCCAGGTCAACAAAGGAGCGTTAGTGGTCCAATCGCCTGGAAAGAACCGCCGTGCCCCTGTTTACCCCCTGGAACCGTGGCGGTGAACAATTTTGACTCCCGCCCTCGCTCCAGAAGTCAACATTCCCTTCCCCATAAACTACACCACGTCCTACCTCTCCCAACCCACTTCCTCTCCCCCATCTTGAAGCTAAGGCTCCTTCAGCTCTCGACGTCTTTGGCCCATTTCTTTCTTACTCCTCCAACCCCGTCCCACCACATCCATCAACATGCGTGAAATTGTGAGTCCTCCCCGCAGTGCTGCTGTTGCCGCCGCGTCGAGCTTGTGCCCCTGATTCTACCCCGCTAGGCGGCAGCTCGTTCAACGCCCGGTAGCTGCAGCTTCATCATGATCACCAACTAACGAGACTTTTCACATAGGTTCACCTTCAGACCGGTCAGTGCGTAAGTATCGCGACGCCTATTTCGCTGGCGGGATGCTCATAATCCGCAGGGTAACCAAATTGGTGCTGCTTTCTGGCAGACCATCTCTGGCGAGCATGGCCTCGACAGCAATGGTGTTTACAACGGCACCTCGGAGCTCCAGCTCGAGCGCATGAGCGTCTACTTCAACGAGGTATATTGCCCGAAGTCTATACCAAATCTAGCTGACATCTGTAGGCTTCTGGTAACAAGTACGTCCCTCGCGCCGTCCTCGTCGATCTTGAGCCCGGTACCATGGACGCCGTTCGTGCTGGTCCCTTCGGTCAGCTCTTCCGTCCCGACAACTTCGTCTTCGGCCAGTCCGGTGCTGGCAACAACTGGGCCAAGGGTCACTACACTGAGGGTGCCGAGCTCGTCGACCAGGTCCTCGACGTCGTCCGCCGCGAGGCCGAGGGCTGCGACTGCCTTCAGGGCTTCCAGATCACCCACTCCCTGGGTGGTGGTACCGGTGCCGGTATGGGTACTCTGCTCATCTCCAAGATTCGCGAGGAGTTCCCCGACCGAATGATGGCCACCTTCTCCGTCGTTCCCTCTCCCAAGGTCTCGGATACCGTCGTCGAGCCTTACAACGCCACCCTCTCAGTCCACCAGCTGGTCGAGAACTCCGATGAGACCTTCTGCATTGACAACGAGGCTCTCTACGATATTTGCATGCGCACCCTTAAGCTGTCCAACCCCTCGTACGGCGATCTCAACTACCTCGTCTCCGCCGTCATGTCCGGCGTCACCACCTGCCTTCGATTCCCCG from Fusarium falciforme chromosome 2, complete sequence includes these protein-coding regions:
- a CDS encoding beta-tubulin, with the protein product MREIVHLQTGQCGNQIGAAFWQTISGEHGLDSNGVYNGTSELQLERMSVYFNEASGNKYVPRAVLVDLEPGTMDAVRAGPFGQLFRPDNFVFGQSGAGNNWAKGHYTEGAELVDQVLDVVRREAEGCDCLQGFQITHSLGGGTGAGMGTLLISKIREEFPDRMMATFSVVPSPKVSDTVVEPYNATLSVHQLVENSDETFCIDNEALYDICMRTLKLSNPSYGDLNYLVSAVMSGVTTCLRFPGQLNSDLRKLAVNMVPFPRLHFFMVGFAPLTSRGAHSFRAVSVPELTQQMFDPKNMMAASDFRNGRYLTCSAIFRGRVAMKEVEDQMRNVQNKNSSYFVEWIPNNIQTALCAIPPRGLTMSSTFIGNSTSIQELFKRIGEQFTAMFRRKAFLHWYTGEGMDEMEFTEAESNMNDLVSEYQQYQDAGIDEEEEEYEEELPEGEE